A single window of Granulicella sibirica DNA harbors:
- a CDS encoding TonB-dependent receptor plug domain-containing protein: MKTPHPRSAPLLYCLAACALRMAPGQSVAPRAESITVIAEPVPADTLAGTHTILDREEIVRSGARDAAELLRFVAVVHLSQAGSKGSLSSVSIRAAKPNFTLVLIDGVPANDIGDLLGGAFNFATLSADEIERVDILRGPLSSIYGSEAVGGVISIVLRRPADGPVMRLSTEGGEFGYGSASGGLSRTWKRLGLSGDGGFSRMGQQVLDDGFASGDASLKADVSLGGSKHVQSFMRWNRLASTSFPVSSGGPAFAISRAIEHDRADQIVSGTNYQQQVGTRWFYTAGGDVFSRVAVNDTPAIFDRLPPGPSYVPSTASATRFMRWRVLTVQQVHPARWLSLYAVTAFRQENGTSVGNLAGYLPASYALSRPTFSFSGNGTVTKGKLAVTGGFGLEKSNTYHTVISPRVGGSYALAKTRLRASWGKGFKLPSFYALGSPLVGNPKLVPEFGTGFDAGVEREFAPAATKVSLTYFDNRYRDLVDFDPTVFRLVNDSHGYGRGLELEASAAVRRVRIGGEVSYLDAGLKETANRLRDVPRWSEQIRMSLPVTRAMGLDIATVWVGRRYDYQVPVPQYSTVGAYSITNAKLRWNLREGLEGTIRVENPFDRKYQEFVGFPSPGIYASAGLTYTRPRKATP; this comes from the coding sequence ATGAAAACTCCTCATCCACGCTCGGCTCCGCTTCTGTATTGTCTTGCGGCCTGCGCGCTGCGCATGGCGCCCGGACAGAGCGTTGCGCCGCGTGCAGAGAGCATCACCGTCATCGCGGAACCGGTGCCAGCCGACACGCTTGCGGGGACGCACACAATCCTCGATCGCGAGGAGATTGTGCGGAGCGGGGCGAGGGATGCGGCGGAGTTGCTGCGCTTCGTAGCCGTGGTGCATCTCTCGCAGGCAGGATCGAAGGGTTCTTTAAGCAGCGTGAGCATACGGGCGGCAAAACCGAACTTCACACTTGTATTGATCGATGGCGTGCCGGCGAATGATATCGGCGACCTGCTTGGTGGCGCGTTCAACTTCGCAACGCTATCTGCGGACGAGATAGAACGCGTCGATATTCTGCGAGGGCCGTTGTCCTCGATCTACGGCTCGGAGGCGGTGGGCGGAGTGATCAGCATCGTGCTGCGAAGGCCTGCTGACGGACCAGTGATGAGACTGTCGACTGAAGGTGGAGAGTTCGGGTACGGCTCAGCGAGTGGCGGGCTGAGCAGGACATGGAAGAGGCTTGGGCTCAGCGGGGATGGCGGCTTCTCGCGCATGGGGCAGCAGGTACTCGATGACGGGTTCGCATCGGGTGACGCTTCGTTGAAGGCTGACGTGAGTCTTGGCGGCAGCAAGCACGTGCAGAGCTTTATGCGGTGGAACCGGCTCGCTTCGACGAGCTTTCCCGTCAGTAGCGGCGGACCGGCGTTTGCGATCTCTCGGGCAATCGAACACGATAGGGCGGATCAGATAGTCAGCGGGACAAATTATCAGCAGCAGGTTGGGACGCGTTGGTTCTACACGGCGGGTGGAGACGTCTTCTCGCGTGTGGCCGTGAACGATACGCCGGCGATTTTCGATAGGCTTCCTCCCGGCCCCTCGTACGTGCCATCGACGGCGAGCGCCACGCGATTCATGCGATGGCGGGTGTTGACGGTTCAACAGGTCCATCCAGCCCGGTGGCTTTCGCTGTATGCCGTGACGGCATTTCGGCAGGAGAACGGGACAAGCGTGGGTAACCTGGCGGGATATCTTCCTGCGTCCTACGCGCTCTCGCGGCCAACGTTTTCGTTCTCGGGAAATGGGACGGTGACGAAAGGCAAGCTGGCGGTCACCGGCGGGTTCGGGCTCGAAAAGAGCAACACGTATCACACCGTGATCTCGCCACGTGTTGGTGGAAGCTATGCGCTTGCGAAGACACGGCTGAGGGCGAGTTGGGGCAAGGGGTTCAAGCTGCCCTCGTTCTACGCGCTTGGCAGCCCGCTTGTGGGGAATCCGAAGCTCGTGCCGGAGTTCGGCACCGGATTCGACGCTGGCGTGGAACGGGAGTTTGCGCCGGCTGCGACGAAGGTTTCGCTCACCTATTTCGATAATCGGTATCGAGATCTTGTCGACTTCGACCCCACCGTCTTTCGCCTGGTGAATGACAGCCATGGCTATGGCCGAGGACTGGAACTGGAGGCGAGCGCGGCAGTGCGGCGAGTCAGAATTGGCGGAGAGGTTTCCTATCTCGATGCAGGCCTGAAGGAAACCGCGAACCGGCTGCGGGATGTGCCGCGATGGAGCGAGCAGATTCGCATGTCCTTACCCGTGACGCGCGCGATGGGCCTCGACATTGCCACCGTATGGGTTGGAAGGAGATACGACTACCAGGTGCCTGTTCCGCAGTACAGCACTGTCGGCGCTTACTCGATCACGAACGCGAAGCTGCGATGGAACCTGCGCGAGGGGCTCGAAGGGACGATACGGGTGGAGAACCCCTTCGATCGGAAGTATCAAGAGTTCGTGGGCTTCCCAAGCCCTGGTATCTACGCGAGTGCGGGTCTGACCTATACGAGGCCGCGGAAGGCGACGCCGTAG
- a CDS encoding alpha/beta fold hydrolase codes for MRRLSLALLLACGGLGLKAQTAPEPLLVKTGTLPMTKAVLVFGQKIVYYDTGVGPTIVLVHGFGSQAMFDWGQVIMPLAAKHHRVIALDQIGFGSSDKPFIDYSIQTYVDFLGEFLRTLHVDHFTLAGESLGGWVASSYAIQALAPENTGRYPLPKPERLILEDAAGHRTLGDGPSIPIAGTLKDAAGVGIIFYDKSRVTEDFIRQNFAIKLKANDGFTQRSLRGNPKLAEEIVSDKLASITIPTLVVWGGNDMVVPLDDGKDFAAKIPGAKLVVVPECGHVPSTEKPAAFLDAVVPFLE; via the coding sequence ATGCGCCGCCTCAGCCTTGCTCTTCTCCTTGCATGCGGCGGCCTTGGTCTCAAGGCCCAGACGGCGCCGGAGCCTCTTCTGGTCAAGACCGGCACACTTCCGATGACCAAGGCAGTGCTGGTCTTCGGGCAGAAGATCGTCTACTACGACACCGGCGTCGGCCCCACGATCGTGCTCGTACATGGCTTCGGCAGCCAGGCCATGTTCGACTGGGGCCAGGTGATCATGCCGCTCGCGGCCAAGCACCATCGCGTGATCGCGCTCGACCAGATCGGCTTCGGATCGTCGGATAAGCCGTTCATCGACTACAGCATCCAGACCTACGTCGATTTCCTCGGCGAGTTCCTCCGCACGCTGCATGTCGACCACTTCACGCTCGCGGGCGAGTCGCTCGGTGGATGGGTCGCGTCGTCGTACGCCATTCAGGCGCTTGCTCCGGAGAACACCGGCAGGTACCCGCTGCCGAAGCCGGAACGGTTGATCCTCGAAGATGCGGCCGGACATAGGACGCTCGGCGATGGACCATCCATCCCGATCGCGGGAACCCTCAAGGACGCCGCGGGCGTTGGTATCATCTTCTACGACAAGTCTCGTGTGACTGAAGACTTCATTCGTCAGAACTTCGCCATCAAGCTCAAGGCGAACGATGGGTTTACGCAGCGCTCTCTCCGTGGCAATCCAAAGCTTGCGGAAGAGATTGTGAGCGATAAGCTCGCGTCGATCACGATCCCGACGCTCGTGGTCTGGGGCGGCAACGACATGGTTGTTCCGCTCGACGATGGCAAGGACTTCGCCGCGAAGATTCCGGGCGCGAAACTCGTCGTCGTGCCGGAGTGCGGGCACGTTCCCTCGACCGAAAAGCCGGCGGCGTTTCTCGATGCCGTCGTGCCGTTTCTCGAGTAA
- a CDS encoding ABC transporter substrate-binding protein produces MNRRRFVHLGAMAGMSGALGCRRTRGVGLVWALGWLPDVEYGNLWVAMERGYLRDEGVRMSYEPGGPNAPQPVVVVAAQQANMGDAEWLPFLDAVLQGNDFVVVAAQFPILPTGLITLPRRPMLKPADLVGGRFLVQGPSERNELDATFRLNKLPLDYKLVPVGFSPEALLQGEGDAYFCYVTNQPTMLENMGLKQGKDFFVTKVYDLGYRVPSSLLFMDREMVTKHRGQVVGFLKAILRAQADNARDASYAARLAVEKYGGDLGLHLKQQVTLNRLQVPLELETGTNIPFWFSDQSIRNMYAIAKITGRENLPPPERLIDRSMLEEAYRAVGGKA; encoded by the coding sequence TTGAATCGCCGGCGCTTTGTGCATCTCGGGGCGATGGCCGGTATGAGCGGCGCATTGGGCTGCCGGCGCACTCGTGGCGTAGGCCTGGTGTGGGCCCTGGGTTGGCTACCGGATGTCGAGTATGGCAACCTGTGGGTCGCGATGGAGCGCGGCTACCTGCGTGACGAAGGCGTCCGCATGTCATACGAGCCGGGCGGCCCGAACGCGCCGCAGCCCGTGGTCGTGGTCGCGGCTCAACAGGCGAACATGGGCGACGCCGAGTGGCTGCCTTTCCTCGATGCAGTCCTTCAAGGCAATGACTTCGTCGTGGTCGCCGCGCAGTTTCCTATCCTGCCTACGGGACTGATCACGCTGCCCAGGCGGCCAATGCTCAAGCCGGCAGACCTCGTCGGCGGCCGCTTCCTCGTGCAGGGCCCAAGCGAGCGCAACGAACTGGACGCGACCTTTCGGCTCAACAAGCTCCCGCTCGACTACAAACTTGTGCCGGTCGGCTTTTCTCCTGAGGCTCTCCTGCAGGGCGAGGGAGATGCCTACTTCTGCTATGTCACCAATCAGCCCACAATGCTTGAGAACATGGGCCTGAAGCAGGGGAAGGATTTCTTCGTCACGAAGGTCTACGATCTCGGCTACAGGGTGCCATCATCTCTTTTGTTCATGGATCGTGAGATGGTAACGAAGCATCGTGGCCAGGTTGTCGGATTTCTGAAAGCAATCCTGCGCGCGCAGGCTGACAACGCCAGGGACGCGTCGTATGCCGCGAGGCTTGCCGTCGAAAAATATGGCGGGGACCTGGGCCTCCACCTCAAGCAGCAGGTCACGTTGAACCGTTTGCAGGTGCCTCTGGAGCTTGAAACGGGAACGAATATTCCGTTCTGGTTCAGCGATCAGAGCATCCGGAACATGTACGCCATTGCGAAGATCACGGGCAGGGAAAACCTTCCGCCACCGGAGCGGCTTATCGATCGAAGTATGTTGGAAGAGGCATACCGTGCAGTCGGAGGGAAAGCTTGA
- a CDS encoding amidohydrolase family protein — MRQKQEVSLLVTGADVVCFDDHETLVREGAIAIDGDSIVWIGAAREAADKFAAKDTIRATGMIAMPGFIDCHVHTAQQFLHGKLPSVQRKGELRSPMWQRYLIPFESGLEPEDVYCSGLAAYSAMISSGTTCFLEAGGPFPEEMGRAADEIGIRGRIAMSTMDTTDDLPSHSRMDTAVALRRSEDLVHSWKHHQRVNAWLSLRQLMVNTEALRLGMHELSHALDTPIHTHLAEGTYEVDFAIRQWNMRSAEYMEKIGCLDHYVHGAHSVLLSLNELDLYAERDVSACHCALNNYTMGRPRLLEMMRRNIRVGLGTDGAATRASLDMFQVMHGAVLGQQAVNGTPYHVDPPITHEQMLKQAFRGGSRAARLERSIGSLEAGKKADVVLVPTDDYDQYPNYDPVITLAESTVGRDVRTVIIDGRVVMQDRRLLTIDLGPMRERVARQYKTIMSRFDRAIG, encoded by the coding sequence GTGCGGCAGAAGCAGGAAGTGAGCTTACTCGTCACGGGAGCAGACGTTGTCTGCTTCGACGACCATGAAACGCTGGTCCGTGAGGGCGCCATCGCGATCGACGGCGACTCAATCGTATGGATCGGCGCGGCGCGGGAGGCGGCGGATAAGTTCGCGGCAAAGGATACGATCCGCGCCACAGGCATGATCGCGATGCCCGGCTTCATCGACTGCCACGTCCACACGGCCCAGCAGTTCCTGCACGGCAAGCTGCCCTCCGTGCAGCGTAAGGGCGAGTTGCGCAGTCCCATGTGGCAGCGCTATCTCATCCCCTTCGAGAGCGGGCTGGAGCCCGAGGATGTGTACTGCAGCGGCCTTGCTGCTTACTCCGCGATGATCAGTTCCGGTACAACCTGCTTTCTCGAAGCGGGCGGCCCATTCCCGGAGGAGATGGGCCGGGCCGCCGATGAGATCGGCATTCGCGGACGCATCGCCATGTCGACGATGGACACGACCGACGATCTGCCTTCTCACTCGCGCATGGACACGGCAGTTGCGCTGCGACGAAGCGAAGACCTCGTTCACTCCTGGAAGCACCATCAGCGCGTGAATGCATGGCTGTCGCTGCGCCAGTTGATGGTGAATACCGAGGCTCTTCGTCTCGGCATGCACGAGCTATCGCACGCGCTCGATACGCCAATCCACACGCACCTCGCGGAGGGAACATACGAGGTCGACTTCGCCATTCGTCAATGGAATATGCGGTCGGCGGAGTATATGGAGAAGATCGGATGCCTCGATCATTATGTGCACGGCGCACACTCCGTTCTTCTGAGCCTGAATGAACTTGATCTCTATGCCGAGCGCGATGTCTCGGCTTGTCATTGCGCCCTGAATAACTACACCATGGGAAGACCAAGGCTGTTGGAGATGATGCGGCGCAACATCCGCGTGGGTCTCGGCACGGACGGTGCGGCTACTCGCGCAAGCCTCGATATGTTCCAGGTAATGCATGGCGCGGTGCTTGGGCAGCAGGCTGTTAACGGCACGCCGTATCACGTCGATCCACCCATTACTCACGAGCAGATGTTGAAGCAGGCGTTTCGTGGCGGTTCCCGCGCGGCGCGACTGGAGCGCTCGATCGGAAGCCTCGAGGCTGGCAAGAAAGCCGACGTAGTGCTTGTTCCCACCGATGACTACGACCAATATCCGAACTATGATCCGGTCATCACGCTTGCCGAGAGCACCGTGGGACGCGATGTCCGCACGGTCATCATCGACGGGCGTGTCGTCATGCAGGACCGCAGACTCCTGACCATCGACCTCGGACCCATGCGCGAGCGCGTTGCGCGGCAGTACAAGACCATCATGTCGCGGTTCGACCGCGCGATCGGATAG
- a CDS encoding ABC transporter ATP-binding protein, which produces MATIALEGVSKEFRISRDRRVLALEAMDLRIAEGEFVALLGPSGCGKSTILHLVAGLDEPSTGRVLVDGVPPRELQAKQELGIAFQEHALLPWRTVEGNLELPFQIAGRRPDREHIAGLIDLVGLKGFESARPSQLSGGMRQRASIARALCLNPKLLLLDEPFGALDAVTRRSMNLELQRIWQQKRITTILVTHTVEEAIFLADRVLVMSGRPGRVVREVEVPFARPRVVETMRQEAFHRMVDDLTQSLEP; this is translated from the coding sequence GTGGCCACGATTGCCCTCGAGGGCGTGAGCAAAGAGTTCCGGATCAGCCGCGACCGTCGTGTGCTTGCCCTGGAAGCCATGGACCTGCGCATCGCCGAGGGAGAGTTTGTCGCGCTGCTTGGGCCATCGGGATGCGGCAAGAGCACGATCCTTCACCTCGTTGCGGGCCTTGATGAGCCATCGACGGGCCGCGTGCTCGTTGACGGCGTGCCACCCCGTGAACTCCAGGCAAAGCAGGAACTCGGTATCGCCTTCCAGGAGCATGCTCTCCTGCCCTGGCGTACCGTAGAAGGAAATCTGGAGTTACCCTTCCAGATCGCCGGACGCCGGCCTGATCGCGAGCATATCGCGGGTCTCATCGATCTCGTCGGCCTCAAGGGATTTGAGAGTGCGCGTCCGAGTCAGCTTTCCGGCGGCATGCGGCAGCGTGCTTCGATCGCACGCGCTCTCTGCCTGAATCCGAAGCTCCTCCTGCTGGACGAGCCGTTTGGCGCTCTCGACGCGGTCACCCGCCGCTCCATGAACCTCGAACTCCAGCGCATCTGGCAACAGAAGCGCATCACGACAATCCTCGTAACCCACACCGTCGAGGAGGCTATCTTTCTTGCTGACCGGGTGCTCGTCATGAGCGGTCGTCCGGGACGCGTCGTACGCGAAGTGGAGGTCCCATTCGCCCGTCCACGCGTCGTGGAGACGATGCGACAGGAGGCCTTCCACCGTATGGTTGACGATCTAACCCAGAGCCTGGAGCCGTGA
- a CDS encoding ABC transporter permease encodes MSRNRSGFGDISYPRAETRPRPSRSCSECRSRNRAWSGPHHHGGQASNTGSARGNPCLLPHLCRRDHRPRSADRRLVEFFRASGAGRWKRLLYLDAVSALPALLSGMKLAVTTAMIGAVVGEWFGAPTGLGIVILNTMQNFQIPLMWAAVLVVAAISLTGYGVIGLVEQVVDRRRS; translated from the coding sequence ATGTCTCGGAATCGTAGCGGCTTTGGTGACATATCTTACCCCCGCGCTGAGACCCGGCCTCGACCGTCTCGCAGTTGTAGTGAATGCCGTTCCCGCAATCGCGCTTGGTCCGGTCCTCATCATCACGGCGGGCAGGCAAGCAACACCGGCTCTGCTCGCGGCAATCCCTGTCTTCTTCCTCATCTATGTCGCCGCGACCACCGGCCTCGCTCCGCCGACCGACGCCTCGTTGAGTTCTTTCGCGCGAGCGGGGCGGGCAGGTGGAAGCGTCTCCTCTATCTCGACGCAGTCTCTGCCCTGCCCGCGCTTCTCAGTGGAATGAAGCTCGCGGTCACGACGGCGATGATCGGAGCCGTTGTCGGAGAGTGGTTCGGTGCGCCCACCGGCCTCGGCATCGTCATCCTTAACACGATGCAGAACTTCCAGATACCGTTGATGTGGGCCGCTGTTCTGGTCGTTGCGGCGATCTCGCTCACCGGATACGGAGTCATCGGCCTCGTGGAGCAAGTCGTCGACCGGAGGCGCTCGTGA
- a CDS encoding ABC transporter permease, with the protein MIGRLFRKSWAVLLLLALWQAWVMTTNYNRIVVVSPFSVLQDIALHAPVYLGPALWTLGFAVGGLALGMIAGVALAVVCWTSKLLTGLLQPAALLLTATPIVCLIPLLARIFGYESRTELLTVMIMTFFPSFVYAGSGLNRLPRRSLEFFHTLQASRLKRLTLLALPAAIPELAVALRVGSAYSILVTVVAEFLMQTGGLGAMFAVTMQMFNLHRAMGASVIAMVLSTALYEASTALEAKVKMRFAE; encoded by the coding sequence GTGATCGGCCGTCTCTTCAGGAAGTCGTGGGCTGTACTCCTGCTTCTCGCACTCTGGCAGGCATGGGTGATGACGACGAACTACAACAGGATCGTTGTAGTCTCGCCATTCTCCGTGCTGCAGGATATAGCGCTGCACGCGCCCGTCTATCTCGGCCCGGCGCTGTGGACGCTCGGCTTTGCTGTTGGCGGTCTCGCGCTCGGCATGATCGCGGGCGTAGCCCTTGCGGTCGTGTGCTGGACATCGAAGCTGCTCACCGGTCTTCTGCAACCCGCCGCGCTTCTGCTTACCGCGACCCCGATCGTCTGCCTCATCCCGCTGCTCGCGAGGATCTTCGGCTACGAGAGCAGAACGGAACTCCTCACGGTGATGATCATGACCTTCTTCCCGAGCTTCGTCTATGCGGGCTCCGGACTGAATCGTCTTCCGCGCCGGTCGCTCGAGTTCTTTCACACGCTGCAGGCATCACGCTTGAAGCGACTCACGCTGCTGGCTTTACCTGCCGCTATACCGGAGCTCGCCGTCGCCCTTCGCGTCGGCTCGGCCTACAGCATTCTCGTAACGGTCGTGGCCGAGTTCCTGATGCAGACAGGCGGCCTTGGCGCGATGTTCGCGGTCACGATGCAGATGTTTAATCTGCATCGTGCCATGGGTGCAAGCGTGATTGCGATGGTTCTTTCAACGGCTCTCTACGAAGCAAGCACCGCGCTCGAAGCAAAGGTCAAGATGCGCTTTGCCGAGTA